In Mycobacterium tuberculosis H37Rv, a single window of DNA contains:
- the lysX gene encoding bifunctional lysine--tRNA ligase/phosphatidylglycerol lysyltransferase (Includes: Lysine--tRNA ligase (Lysyl-tRNA synthetase) (LysRS); Phosphatidylglycerol lysyltransferase (Lysylphosphatidylglycerol synthetase) (LPG synthetase)]): MGLHLTVPGLRRDGRGVQSNSHDTSSKTTADISRCPQHTDAGLQRAATPGISRLLGISSRSVTLTKPRSATRGNSRYHWVPAAAGWTVGVIATLSLLASVSPLIRWIIKVPREFINDYLFNFPDTNFAWSFVLALLAAALTARKRIAWLVLLANMVLAAVVNAAEIAAGGNTAAESFGENLGFAVHVVAIVVLVLGYREFWAKVRRGALFRAAAVWLAGAVVGIVASWGLVELFPGSLAPDERLGYAANRVVGFALADPDLFTGRPHVFLNAIFGLFGAFALIGAAIVLFLSQRADNALTGEDESAIRGLLDLYGKDDSLGYFATRRDKSVVFASSGRACITYRVEVGVCLASGDPVGDHRAWPQAVDAWLRLCQTYGWAPGVMGASSQGAQTYREAGLTALELGDEAILRPADFKLSGPEMRGVRQAVTRARRAGLTVRIRRHRDIAEDEMAQTITRADSWRDTETERGFSMALGRLGDPADSDCLLVEAIDPHNQVLAMLSLVPWGTTGVSLDLMRRSPQSPNGTIELMVSELALHAESLGITRISLNFAVFRAAFEQGAQLGAGPVARLWRGLLVFFSRWWQLETLYRSNMKYQPEWVPRYACYEDARVIPRVGVASVIAEGFLVLPFSRRNRVHTGHHPAVPERLAATGLLHHDGSAPDVSGLRQVGLTNGDGVERRLPEQVRVRFDKLEKLRSSGIDAFPVGRPPSHTVAQALAADHQASVSVSGRIMRIRNYGGVLFAQLRDWSGEMQVLLDNSRLDQGCAADFNAATDLGDLVEMTGHMGASKTGTPSLIVSGWRLIGKCLRPLPNKWKGLLDPEARVRTRYLDLAVNAESRALITARSSVLRAVRETLFAKGFVEVETPILQQLHGGATARPFVTHINTYSMDLFLRIAPELYLKRLCVGGVERVFELGRAFRNEGVDFSHNPEFTLLEAYQAHADYLEWIDGCRELIQNAAQAANGAPIAMRPRTDKGSDGTRHHLEPVDISGIWPVRTVHDAISEALGERIDADTGLTTLRKLCDAAGVPYRTQWDAGAVVLELYEHLVECRTEQPTFYIDFPTSVSPLTRPHRSKRGVAERWDLVAWGIELGTAYSELTDPVEQRRRLQEQSLLAAGGDPEAMELDEDFLQAMEYAMPPTGGLGMGIDRVVMLITGRSIRETLPFPLAKPH, translated from the coding sequence GTGGGACTCCACTTAACTGTCCCTGGCCTTCGCCGGGATGGTCGCGGCGTCCAGTCTAACAGCCATGACACGTCATCTAAGACAACGGCCGACATCAGCCGGTGCCCTCAGCACACCGATGCGGGGCTACAAAGGGCTGCAACGCCGGGCATTTCCCGGCTTTTGGGAATATCCTCGCGGTCTGTGACACTCACCAAACCTCGCTCGGCCACCAGGGGAAACTCCCGGTATCACTGGGTTCCCGCGGCAGCCGGCTGGACCGTCGGCGTGATCGCGACCCTGTCACTACTGGCCAGTGTGTCGCCGTTGATTCGGTGGATCATCAAGGTTCCGCGCGAATTCATCAACGATTATCTGTTCAACTTCCCCGACACCAACTTCGCGTGGTCCTTCGTGCTGGCATTGCTGGCCGCCGCGTTAACGGCACGCAAACGCATTGCCTGGTTGGTCTTGCTGGCAAATATGGTCCTGGCCGCCGTGGTCAACGCCGCCGAGATCGCAGCGGGCGGCAACACCGCCGCCGAGAGCTTCGGGGAGAATCTCGGATTCGCCGTGCATGTTGTGGCAATCGTCGTTCTGGTGCTGGGCTATCGGGAGTTCTGGGCCAAGGTCCGCAGGGGCGCGCTGTTTCGGGCGGCTGCGGTGTGGCTTGCCGGCGCGGTGGTCGGAATCGTGGCGTCTTGGGGTCTGGTCGAACTGTTTCCGGGATCACTAGCGCCGGACGAGCGGTTGGGTTACGCGGCCAACCGGGTGGTCGGATTCGCCCTCGCCGATCCCGATCTGTTCACCGGCAGACCGCACGTCTTCCTCAACGCGATCTTCGGGTTGTTCGGCGCGTTCGCGTTGATCGGGGCTGCGATCGTCTTGTTCCTATCTCAGCGCGCTGACAATGCGCTGACCGGAGAGGACGAATCCGCTATCCGCGGGTTATTGGATTTGTATGGGAAGGACGACTCACTGGGCTACTTCGCCACCCGTCGCGACAAGTCGGTGGTATTCGCATCCAGCGGCCGCGCCTGTATCACCTACCGTGTCGAGGTCGGTGTCTGCCTAGCCAGCGGCGACCCGGTAGGCGACCACAGAGCATGGCCGCAGGCCGTCGACGCGTGGCTGCGGCTGTGCCAGACCTACGGCTGGGCACCCGGCGTGATGGGCGCCAGTTCACAAGGGGCTCAGACATATCGCGAAGCGGGCCTAACCGCGCTCGAGCTGGGCGATGAGGCCATCCTGCGGCCAGCCGATTTCAAGTTGTCCGGCCCGGAGATGCGCGGGGTGCGCCAGGCCGTGACGCGGGCCCGGCGGGCGGGGTTGACGGTGCGCATCCGGCGGCATCGCGACATTGCCGAAGACGAGATGGCGCAGACCATCACACGGGCGGATTCCTGGCGCGACACCGAGACCGAGCGCGGCTTCTCGATGGCGCTGGGCCGCCTCGGCGACCCCGCGGACTCCGACTGCCTGCTGGTGGAGGCGATTGATCCGCACAACCAGGTGCTGGCAATGCTGTCGCTGGTGCCGTGGGGAACCACCGGTGTCTCCCTGGATTTGATGCGTCGTTCTCCACAATCCCCGAACGGCACTATCGAACTTATGGTCAGCGAACTCGCCTTGCACGCTGAAAGCCTTGGTATCACTCGTATTTCGTTGAACTTCGCGGTGTTTCGCGCGGCCTTCGAGCAGGGCGCCCAACTCGGCGCCGGCCCGGTTGCCCGGTTGTGGCGGGGGCTGCTGGTCTTCTTCTCACGGTGGTGGCAGCTCGAGACGCTCTACCGCTCCAACATGAAGTACCAACCCGAATGGGTACCGCGCTACGCCTGCTACGAAGACGCCCGAGTGATTCCCCGAGTGGGCGTCGCCTCGGTGATCGCAGAGGGGTTCCTCGTGCTGCCGTTCAGCCGGCGCAACCGAGTACACACGGGGCATCATCCGGCAGTGCCCGAGCGGTTGGCGGCCACCGGCCTATTGCATCACGACGGCTCGGCACCGGACGTGAGCGGGCTGCGGCAAGTAGGCCTCACCAATGGCGACGGGGTCGAGCGGCGGCTACCCGAGCAGGTGCGAGTTCGGTTCGACAAGCTAGAGAAGCTGCGGAGCAGCGGCATTGACGCCTTTCCCGTGGGCCGGCCGCCCAGTCACACGGTGGCACAGGCGCTGGCCGCAGACCACCAGGCTAGCGTGTCGGTGTCCGGACGCATCATGCGAATACGTAACTACGGTGGTGTGTTGTTCGCCCAGCTGCGCGACTGGTCGGGCGAAATGCAAGTGCTGCTGGATAATTCACGCCTGGACCAGGGCTGCGCGGCCGACTTCAACGCGGCGACCGATCTGGGTGATCTGGTGGAGATGACCGGACACATGGGCGCCAGCAAGACCGGAACTCCATCGTTGATCGTCAGCGGCTGGCGCCTGATCGGTAAGTGTTTGCGACCGTTGCCGAATAAGTGGAAGGGGCTACTGGATCCCGAAGCCCGAGTCCGGACCCGTTACCTCGACCTGGCGGTCAACGCTGAGTCCCGTGCGCTGATCACCGCTCGCAGCAGCGTGCTGCGCGCTGTGCGCGAGACGCTGTTCGCAAAGGGATTCGTCGAGGTCGAAACGCCGATCCTACAGCAGCTGCACGGCGGCGCCACCGCCCGACCGTTCGTCACGCACATCAACACGTATTCCATGGATCTGTTCCTGCGCATCGCACCAGAGCTCTACCTCAAGCGCCTGTGCGTCGGCGGCGTGGAACGGGTATTCGAGCTCGGCCGTGCCTTTCGCAACGAGGGCGTCGACTTCAGCCACAACCCGGAGTTCACCCTACTGGAGGCCTATCAAGCACACGCCGACTACCTTGAGTGGATTGACGGCTGCCGCGAACTCATCCAGAACGCCGCCCAGGCCGCCAACGGGGCGCCCATCGCCATGCGGCCCCGGACGGACAAGGGTTCCGACGGCACCCGCCACCACCTCGAACCGGTCGACATCTCCGGGATATGGCCGGTGCGGACGGTGCATGATGCGATCTCGGAAGCACTCGGTGAACGCATCGACGCCGATACCGGCTTGACCACTCTCCGCAAGCTGTGCGACGCCGCCGGTGTCCCCTATCGGACCCAATGGGATGCCGGCGCGGTCGTGCTCGAGCTATACGAGCACCTGGTGGAGTGCCGCACCGAGCAACCGACGTTCTACATCGACTTTCCGACATCGGTGTCACCGTTGACCCGACCGCATCGCAGCAAGCGCGGTGTCGCCGAGCGTTGGGACCTGGTGGCGTGGGGTATCGAGCTGGGCACCGCCTACAGCGAGCTGACCGACCCGGTGGAGCAACGGCGCCGCCTGCAGGAGCAGTCCCTGCTGGCCGCCGGCGGAGACCCCGAGGCGATGGAACTCGACGAAGACTTCCTGCAAGCGATGGAGTACGCCATGCCGCCCACCGGCGGCTTGGGCATGGGCATTGACCGGGTGGTCATGCTGATCACTGGGCGCAGCATTCGCGAAACACTGCCCTTTCCGTTGGCAAAACCGCATTAG
- the infC gene encoding initiation factor IF-3 codes for MSTETRVNERIRVPEVRLIGPGGEQVGIVRIEDALRVAADADLDLVEVAPNARPPVCKIMDYGKYKYEAAQKARESRRNQQQTVVKEQKLRPKIDDHDYETKKGHVVRFLEAGSKVKVTIMFRGREQSRPELGYRLLQRLGADVADYGFIETSAKQDGRNMTMVLAPHRGAKTRARARHPGEPAGGPPPKPTAGDSKAAPN; via the coding sequence ATCAGCACTGAAACCCGCGTCAACGAGCGCATCCGCGTACCTGAAGTCCGATTGATCGGCCCAGGGGGGGAGCAGGTAGGCATTGTGCGTATCGAAGACGCACTTCGCGTCGCCGCGGACGCAGATCTCGACCTTGTCGAAGTTGCTCCCAATGCCAGACCGCCGGTCTGCAAGATCATGGACTACGGCAAGTACAAGTACGAGGCCGCGCAGAAGGCGCGCGAATCCCGCAGAAACCAACAGCAGACCGTCGTCAAAGAACAAAAGCTGCGACCAAAGATTGACGATCACGATTACGAGACCAAAAAGGGTCACGTCGTCCGCTTCTTGGAGGCGGGATCGAAGGTCAAGGTCACCATTATGTTCCGTGGACGTGAGCAGTCGCGGCCGGAGTTGGGCTATCGATTGCTGCAGCGGCTGGGTGCGGACGTCGCCGATTACGGATTCATCGAGACGTCCGCCAAGCAGGACGGACGCAACATGACGATGGTGCTGGCACCGCACCGCGGTGCGAAGACCCGCGCTAGGGCCCGCCACCCGGGTGAACCGGCCGGCGGGCCGCCGCCCAAGCCCACGGCCGGTGACAGCAAAGCCGCACCGAACTAG
- the rpmI gene encoding 50S ribosomal protein L35, giving the protein MPKAKTHSGASKRFRRTGTGKIVRQKANRRHLLEHKPSTRTRRLDGRTVVAANDTKRVTSLLNG; this is encoded by the coding sequence ATGCCCAAGGCCAAGACCCACAGCGGGGCCTCGAAGCGGTTCCGGCGCACCGGTACCGGCAAGATCGTCCGGCAGAAGGCCAACCGTCGGCACCTGCTCGAGCACAAGCCGAGCACCCGCACCAGGCGCCTGGACGGCCGCACCGTGGTGGCAGCCAACGACACCAAACGGGTCACGTCGTTGCTGAACGGCTGA
- the rplT gene encoding 50S ribosomal protein L20 produces the protein MARVKRAVNAHKKRRSILKASRGYRGQRSRLYRKAKEQQLHSLNYAYRDRRARKGEFRKLWIARINAAARLNDITYNRLIQGLKAAGVEVDRKNLADIAISDPAAFTALVDVARAALPEDVNAPSGEAA, from the coding sequence ATGGCACGCGTAAAGCGGGCGGTCAACGCCCACAAGAAGCGGCGCAGCATCCTGAAGGCATCGCGAGGCTATCGCGGCCAGCGATCGCGGCTTTACCGCAAAGCCAAAGAGCAGCAGCTGCATTCACTGAACTACGCCTACCGTGACCGCCGGGCGCGTAAGGGCGAGTTCCGCAAGTTGTGGATCGCACGGATCAACGCGGCTGCGCGCCTCAACGACATCACCTACAACCGGCTTATCCAGGGGCTGAAGGCCGCCGGCGTCGAGGTGGACCGGAAAAACCTCGCCGACATTGCGATCAGCGACCCGGCGGCGTTCACCGCGCTGGTCGACGTCGCCCGGGCGGCACTGCCCGAAGACGTCAACGCCCCCTCCGGGGAGGCCGCCTGA
- the tsnR gene encoding 23S rRNA methyltransferase TsnR, with protein sequence MLTERSARVATAVKLHRHVGRRRAGRFLAEGPNLVAAALARGLVREVFVTEVAARRHELLLAAHEASVHLVTERAAKALSDTVTPAGLVAVCDLPATRLEDVLAGSPQLIAVTVEIREPGNAGTVIRIADAMGAAAVILAGRSVDPYNGKCLRASTGSIFAIPVVVAPDVGAAIADLRAAGLQVLATAVDGEMALDDADRLLAEPTAWLFGPEAHGLSAEIAALADHRVHILMSGGAESLNVAAAAAICLYESARALGRR encoded by the coding sequence GTGCTCACCGAACGCTCGGCCAGGGTGGCCACGGCGGTCAAACTGCATCGTCACGTAGGCCGGCGCCGGGCGGGACGTTTTCTCGCCGAAGGCCCCAACCTGGTAGCGGCGGCGTTGGCGCGCGGGCTGGTACGGGAGGTATTCGTCACCGAAGTTGCGGCGCGGCGGCACGAGCTCTTGTTGGCCGCGCACGAGGCTTCGGTTCATCTGGTGACTGAGCGGGCCGCGAAGGCGCTCTCTGATACGGTCACGCCGGCCGGGTTGGTGGCGGTGTGCGATCTGCCGGCGACCCGACTTGAGGATGTATTGGCCGGCTCACCTCAGCTGATCGCGGTGACCGTCGAGATCCGCGAGCCGGGCAACGCGGGCACGGTAATCCGCATCGCCGACGCCATGGGTGCCGCGGCGGTGATCCTCGCCGGGCGCAGCGTCGACCCATACAACGGCAAGTGTCTGCGCGCGTCCACCGGTAGCATCTTCGCGATCCCGGTCGTCGTCGCGCCCGATGTCGGTGCCGCCATCGCCGACCTGCGAGCGGCCGGACTGCAGGTGCTGGCCACCGCAGTGGACGGCGAGATGGCTCTCGACGATGCCGATCGGCTGCTTGCCGAGCCGACGGCATGGCTGTTCGGGCCCGAAGCACACGGGTTGTCGGCCGAGATCGCGGCCTTGGCGGACCACCGCGTACACATCCTGATGTCGGGAGGGGCGGAGAGCCTCAACGTCGCGGCCGCGGCCGCGATCTGTCTGTATGAGAGCGCTCGGGCGTTGGGCCGCCGCTGA
- the PE17 gene encoding PE family protein PE17 (Member of the Mycobacterium tuberculosis PE family, PGRS subfamily of ala-, gly-rich proteins), with translation MSFLTVAPDMVTAAAGNLESVGSALNEAAAAAAPATVGLAAPAADRVSAVVAAMLGAYARDFQGISAQIAGFHNQFVGALRGGAAAYASAEAANVQQTVVNAVNAPAQALLGHPLIGPETVGSSAAAVSFGFGPLLLAGSDPLLAVPFSYPASLPTPFGPVTMTLNGSFDPLTQQVVFDSGSLTAPAPFVYGLGAVGPALTTMTALQNSGTAFSGAVQSGNLLGAAGALLQAPGNAVTGFLFGQTAISQSIPGPSNLGYESVGISVPVGGLLAPLQPVTVTLTPTSGMPTAIQLSGTQFGGLLPALLNGF, from the coding sequence ATGTCGTTTCTCACCGTGGCGCCGGACATGGTAACGGCGGCCGCCGGGAATTTGGAAAGCGTTGGCTCGGCACTGAATGAGGCCGCTGCGGCGGCGGCGCCAGCCACGGTTGGGCTGGCGGCCCCGGCCGCGGATCGGGTGTCGGCGGTCGTCGCGGCGATGTTGGGGGCATATGCCCGGGATTTTCAAGGCATCAGTGCTCAGATCGCGGGTTTTCATAACCAGTTCGTGGGCGCGTTGCGGGGCGGTGCGGCCGCCTACGCCAGCGCCGAAGCCGCCAACGTCCAGCAGACCGTGGTGAACGCCGTGAATGCGCCCGCCCAGGCGCTGTTGGGGCACCCGTTGATCGGGCCCGAGACGGTCGGCTCCAGCGCCGCCGCGGTCTCCTTCGGCTTCGGCCCGTTGCTCCTCGCTGGTAGCGATCCGCTGCTGGCCGTGCCATTCAGCTATCCGGCCAGTCTGCCCACCCCATTCGGTCCAGTAACGATGACGCTCAACGGGTCGTTTGATCCGCTTACCCAACAGGTTGTTTTCGACTCGGGATCACTCACCGCGCCCGCTCCGTTCGTGTACGGTCTTGGTGCGGTAGGTCCAGCTCTCACCACCATGACCGCGCTGCAAAACAGCGGCACAGCATTTTCCGGCGCGGTGCAAAGCGGGAACCTGCTAGGGGCCGCGGGCGCGCTTCTGCAAGCTCCCGGCAACGCGGTGACCGGCTTCCTGTTTGGCCAAACAGCGATATCGCAGTCGATACCGGGGCCATCGAATCTGGGCTACGAGTCGGTGGGTATCAGCGTTCCGGTCGGGGGGCTCTTGGCTCCGCTGCAGCCCGTGACGGTCACGTTGACGCCCACATCTGGTATGCCGACTGCCATTCAATTGAGTGGTACGCAGTTTGGCGGCCTTCTTCCCGCCCTACTCAACGGTTTCTAA
- a CDS encoding adenylate cyclase (ATP pyrophosphate-lyase (adenylyl cyclase)), whose protein sequence is MAGSARTTYPCHVEVGPQDSESGAPDETATAMASPVPRQRSALRWLRTVNRSPGLVSFIHRARRLLPGDPEFGDPLSTAGEGGPRAAARAADRLLRDRDAASREVGLSVLQVWQALTEAVSRRPANPEVTLVFTDLVGFSTWSLHAGDDATLTLLRQVARAVESPLLDAGGHIVKRLGDGIMAVFRNPTVALRAVLVAQDAVKSLEVQGYTPRMRIGIHTGRPQRLAADWLGVDVNIAARVMERATKGGIMISQPTLDLIPQSELDALGVVARRVRKPVFASKPTGIPPDLAIYRIKTVSESTAADNFDEMSPDAQ, encoded by the coding sequence TTGGCGGGCTCAGCCCGCACCACCTACCCTTGCCACGTGGAGGTCGGGCCGCAGGATTCGGAGTCCGGCGCGCCCGACGAGACGGCAACCGCCATGGCGTCGCCAGTACCTCGACAACGGTCCGCACTACGCTGGCTGCGCACCGTGAACCGCAGCCCTGGCCTGGTGTCATTCATCCACCGGGCGCGCCGCCTGTTGCCTGGCGATCCGGAATTCGGCGACCCGTTGTCCACCGCGGGTGAGGGTGGTCCACGTGCCGCGGCTCGAGCTGCCGATCGGCTGCTGCGGGATCGCGATGCGGCCTCGCGCGAGGTCGGCCTGAGTGTGCTGCAGGTGTGGCAGGCGTTGACCGAGGCCGTTTCCCGCCGGCCGGCAAACCCGGAGGTGACGTTGGTGTTCACCGACCTGGTCGGCTTTTCCACGTGGTCGTTGCACGCTGGTGACGATGCCACCCTCACGCTGCTGCGGCAGGTGGCCCGGGCTGTCGAATCCCCCCTCCTGGACGCCGGCGGGCACATCGTCAAACGGCTGGGCGACGGGATCATGGCGGTGTTCCGCAATCCGACCGTCGCGCTGCGAGCCGTGCTCGTCGCCCAAGATGCTGTGAAGTCGCTTGAAGTGCAAGGCTATACACCGCGAATGCGGATCGGTATCCACACCGGCCGGCCGCAGCGGCTGGCCGCCGACTGGCTCGGCGTCGACGTCAACATCGCCGCCCGGGTTATGGAACGTGCCACCAAAGGGGGCATCATGATCTCGCAACCGACCCTGGACCTGATCCCGCAAAGTGAGTTGGACGCGCTGGGCGTCGTGGCCCGGCGGGTGCGTAAACCCGTGTTTGCCAGCAAGCCCACCGGCATTCCGCCCGACTTGGCGATCTATCGCATCAAGACTGTTAGCGAGTCGACAGCTGCCGATAACTTCGATGAGATGAGTCCCGATGCACAGTAG
- a CDS encoding transmembrane protein — MIYRVACLLARIRFTVGYVAALASVSTTILMHGPQVHAQVIRHASTNLHNLAHGHLGTLWNSAFVIDEGPLYFWLPCLACLLAVAELQLRSLRLTVAFVVGHIGATLLVAAVLAGAIEIGWLPWSISRVSDVGMSYGALAALGALTAAIPGRWRPAWIGWWVSLGLATATIGGGFTDAGHTVALLLGMLVTACFTRPARWTLGRCALLAVASGFCLVLLAHSWWSLVSGSALGLLGALGAAGFARWTRARATSLPPGALAIPQPALSR; from the coding sequence ATGATCTACCGCGTCGCCTGCCTGCTGGCCCGGATCCGGTTCACCGTGGGCTACGTGGCGGCTCTTGCATCGGTCAGCACCACCATCCTGATGCATGGTCCGCAGGTGCACGCCCAGGTGATTCGGCATGCCAGTACGAACCTGCACAACCTGGCCCATGGACACCTGGGAACGCTGTGGAACAGCGCCTTCGTCATCGACGAGGGCCCGCTTTATTTCTGGTTACCCTGCTTGGCGTGTCTGCTCGCGGTCGCGGAGCTGCAGCTGCGCAGCTTGCGGCTGACCGTGGCGTTCGTCGTCGGTCATATTGGGGCGACACTGTTGGTGGCGGCCGTGCTTGCCGGGGCGATCGAGATCGGCTGGTTGCCATGGTCCATTAGCCGGGTCAGCGATGTCGGGATGAGCTACGGTGCCCTCGCGGCGCTCGGGGCGCTGACCGCGGCAATCCCTGGGCGGTGGCGGCCGGCATGGATTGGTTGGTGGGTATCGCTGGGCTTGGCGACTGCGACCATCGGCGGTGGTTTCACCGATGCCGGCCACACGGTTGCGTTGCTGTTGGGCATGTTAGTGACTGCCTGCTTCACCCGGCCCGCGCGCTGGACACTCGGGCGGTGTGCCTTGCTGGCGGTGGCGTCGGGGTTCTGCTTGGTGCTGCTAGCCCATAGCTGGTGGAGCTTGGTGAGTGGGTCGGCCTTGGGTCTACTCGGGGCCCTGGGTGCCGCCGGGTTTGCGCGTTGGACCAGAGCGCGCGCCACATCGCTGCCACCCGGCGCGCTGGCGATTCCGCAGCCGGCGCTAAGTCGCTGA
- the pheS gene encoding phenylalanine--tRNA ligase subunit alpha — MLSPEALTTAVDAAQQAIALADTLDVLARVKTEHLGDRSPLALARQALAVLPKEQRAEAGKRVNAARNAAQRSYDERLATLRAERDAAVLVAEGIDVTLPSTRVPAGARHPIIMLAEHVADTFIAMGWELAEGPEVETEQFNFDALNFPADHPARGEQDTFYIAPEDSRQLLRTHTSPVQIRTLLARELPVYIISIGRTFRTDELDATHTPIFHQVEGLAVDRGLSMAHLRGTLDAFARAEFGPSARTRIRPHFFPFTEPSAEVDVWFANKIGGAAWVEWGGCGMVHPNVLRATGIDPDLYSGFAFGMGLERTLQFRNGIPDMRDMVEGDVRFSLPFGVGA; from the coding sequence ATGTTGTCGCCGGAGGCATTGACCACGGCGGTCGACGCCGCCCAGCAGGCCATCGCCCTAGCGGACACCCTGGACGTCCTGGCGCGCGTCAAGACGGAGCATCTCGGCGACCGCTCGCCGTTGGCGCTGGCGCGGCAGGCGCTGGCCGTGCTGCCCAAAGAACAGCGAGCCGAGGCCGGTAAGCGCGTCAACGCCGCCCGCAATGCCGCTCAGCGCAGCTACGACGAACGGCTGGCGACGCTGCGTGCCGAGCGCGACGCGGCCGTGCTGGTGGCCGAAGGTATCGATGTCACATTGCCCTCGACTCGGGTGCCGGCCGGCGCCCGGCACCCGATCATCATGTTGGCCGAACACGTCGCCGACACGTTCATCGCGATGGGATGGGAACTGGCCGAGGGGCCCGAGGTGGAGACCGAGCAGTTCAACTTCGACGCCCTCAACTTCCCTGCCGACCACCCTGCGCGCGGCGAACAAGATACCTTCTACATCGCGCCGGAGGATTCGCGGCAGCTGCTGCGCACCCATACCTCACCGGTGCAGATTCGCACCCTGCTAGCGCGTGAGCTGCCGGTCTACATCATCTCGATCGGTCGTACCTTTCGCACCGACGAACTCGACGCCACCCACACGCCCATCTTCCATCAGGTGGAAGGCCTAGCGGTGGACCGCGGTCTGTCGATGGCTCACCTACGTGGAACGCTGGACGCTTTTGCGCGCGCCGAGTTCGGGCCGTCTGCGCGGACCCGGATCCGGCCACACTTCTTCCCCTTCACCGAACCGTCCGCCGAGGTCGATGTGTGGTTTGCCAACAAGATTGGCGGCGCCGCCTGGGTGGAGTGGGGCGGGTGCGGAATGGTGCATCCGAACGTGTTGCGGGCCACCGGCATTGATCCCGATCTCTACTCCGGTTTCGCGTTCGGGATGGGGTTGGAACGCACCCTGCAGTTTCGCAACGGCATTCCTGACATGCGCGACATGGTCGAAGGCGACGTCCGATTCTCGTTGCCGTTCGGGGTGGGTGCCTGA